From a region of the Fischerella sp. JS2 genome:
- a CDS encoding cyclic peptide export ABC transporter → MNLLRLLLRTSALLLSLAILAGILSGGCAAGLIALINATLSQNQPSTTTLVSSFVALCLVRLIANFASQVLLIHLSEKAILDLRMLLSRRILASPLRLLEQIGAYRLLAVLTEDIRTISSTVLIIPFFCINIAIVIACLIYLGWLSTTVFVIGLCFLFLGIFSYLLPMMKAMSLLELAREQEDKLFNHFCAITQGTKELKLHHQRRQSFLKEDLCTTALSYRHHNVLGLSVFAAAASWGQILFFIAIGLLLFTLPSLTKIHFTIISAYALTIIYMMSPLEHIMSMLPTVTRALVALKKVESLGLSLPSSSNETYSEKILSLGQFWQYLELVNVTHIYYQEREETNFILGPINLKFYPGELIFIVGGNGSGKSTLAKLISGLYIPETGEIYLDGKLIDNHNREWYRQQFSVVFSDFYLFERLLGLDNSNLDTQTQNYLVQLQLDHKVKVKDGVLSTTNLSQGQRKRLALLTTYLEDRPIYMFDEWASDQDPVFKEIFYTQLLPELKNRGKTVLVITHDDRYFYIADRIIKLEYGKLKYDRSPAFLNISVNE, encoded by the coding sequence ATGAACCTTTTGCGCCTTCTGTTACGCACTTCCGCTCTTCTCCTCAGCCTTGCTATATTGGCTGGTATCCTTAGTGGTGGCTGTGCTGCTGGTTTGATTGCTCTAATCAACGCCACATTAAGTCAAAATCAACCATCGACCACTACCTTAGTTTCGAGCTTTGTTGCTTTGTGTCTGGTGCGGCTTATTGCTAATTTTGCTTCTCAAGTCTTGCTCATCCATCTTTCAGAAAAAGCTATTCTTGACCTACGGATGTTGTTAAGTCGCCGTATTCTTGCTTCTCCCTTACGTCTATTAGAACAAATTGGTGCTTATCGTCTTTTAGCTGTCCTTACTGAAGATATCCGAACAATTTCTAGTACAGTTCTGATTATTCCTTTTTTCTGTATCAATATTGCCATTGTTATTGCCTGCCTGATTTATCTTGGTTGGCTTTCTACCACTGTGTTCGTGATCGGTCTTTGCTTTCTGTTCCTGGGAATATTCAGCTATCTACTACCAATGATGAAAGCCATGTCCTTGCTGGAATTGGCTCGCGAACAGGAAGATAAGTTATTTAACCACTTCTGCGCCATCACTCAAGGCACAAAGGAACTTAAGCTGCACCATCAGCGACGACAATCATTTCTCAAAGAAGACCTTTGCACTACTGCCCTATCATACCGTCATCATAACGTTCTCGGTTTGAGCGTTTTTGCAGCTGCTGCCAGTTGGGGACAAATTCTCTTTTTTATTGCAATCGGTTTGCTTTTATTCACTCTACCTTCTTTAACAAAGATTCATTTTACAATTATCTCTGCTTATGCCCTAACTATCATCTACATGATGTCACCTTTAGAACACATCATGAGTATGCTGCCTACTGTAACTAGAGCCTTAGTAGCATTAAAAAAAGTTGAGTCTCTGGGACTTTCATTACCTAGTAGTTCCAACGAAACTTACTCTGAAAAAATACTTTCCTTAGGTCAATTTTGGCAGTATCTAGAACTTGTAAATGTAACTCATATATATTATCAGGAGCGAGAGGAAACTAACTTTATCCTTGGTCCTATTAACTTGAAATTCTATCCAGGAGAATTAATTTTTATAGTCGGAGGTAATGGTAGTGGTAAGTCTACCCTAGCTAAATTAATTTCTGGTCTTTATATCCCTGAAACTGGAGAAATTTATTTAGATGGTAAACTAATCGATAATCACAATAGAGAGTGGTATCGTCAGCAATTTTCAGTAGTATTTTCTGACTTCTACCTTTTTGAGCGTTTGTTGGGTTTGGATAATAGCAACCTAGACACTCAAACTCAAAATTACCTTGTGCAACTACAACTTGACCATAAAGTTAAAGTCAAAGATGGTGTGCTTTCTACAACAAACCTTTCTCAAGGACAGCGCAAACGCCTCGCTTTGCTCACTACCTACTTAGAAGATCGTCCTATTTATATGTTTGATGAGTGGGCTTCAGATCAAGATCCTGTCTTTAAGGAAATATTCTACACTCAACTTTTACCAGAACTAAAAAATAGAGGTAAAACTGTACTGGTTATTACCCATGATGACCGATATTTTTACATTGCAGACCGTATCATAAAGTTGGAATACGGCAAATTGAAATATGACAGAAGTCCTGCTTTTCTAAATATTTCAGTAAATGAATAG
- a CDS encoding glycosyltransferase family 2 protein, which produces MNVLAIALFGILTAFVVLQIFYILAFVSSMNLPSPKTIQDELLPKAAVILSLRGADPFLAACVRALLYQNYPQYNLHIVVDSQEDPAWNIVNKTIQQAQATHVQVNPLIARHNTCSLKGSALVQAIKALDDSYQVVAFIDADVIAHPTWLRELVIPLMDERIGATTGNRWYITQSGQWGSLVRYLWNTVAVVFMCTQQAPWGGSIAMRLSVLRQSGLLEKWTQSISVDAPILGALQAMGLNVKFVPTVMMPNREECNLARCLRFITRQLLSTRLYNPQWLLIVAQVFTSTLAVVLTIVLLLIALSKGNIGTALGIAGGFASYILAIAVQLVFVEQVVRRVIRARGESTTPFSALMMAKTLVAIPLTQLVYAVTVVSAILTQKVEWRGISYQIKGPWNIRLIEYQPYELSRQPIDTNISL; this is translated from the coding sequence ATGAATGTGTTAGCGATCGCTCTTTTTGGGATTTTGACAGCTTTTGTGGTTCTCCAGATATTTTATATACTGGCTTTTGTATCATCAATGAATTTGCCAAGCCCAAAGACTATACAAGACGAGTTGTTGCCTAAGGCAGCAGTCATTCTTTCTCTGCGAGGTGCTGATCCATTCTTAGCTGCTTGTGTGCGTGCCTTACTCTACCAGAACTATCCGCAATACAACTTGCACATTGTTGTCGATAGTCAAGAAGATCCAGCCTGGAATATCGTTAACAAAACGATTCAGCAAGCACAAGCAACACACGTTCAAGTCAACCCTTTAATTGCTCGGCACAACACATGTAGTCTTAAAGGCAGTGCATTAGTGCAAGCTATCAAAGCACTAGACGATTCTTATCAGGTAGTGGCTTTTATAGATGCCGATGTCATCGCCCATCCCACCTGGCTGCGTGAACTAGTTATACCCCTAATGGATGAGCGGATAGGAGCCACCACAGGAAACCGTTGGTACATAACGCAAAGCGGACAATGGGGTTCGCTAGTTCGATATCTATGGAACACAGTAGCCGTCGTCTTTATGTGTACCCAGCAAGCTCCTTGGGGAGGCTCAATAGCAATGAGGCTTTCTGTATTACGGCAATCAGGGCTATTGGAGAAATGGACACAAAGCATTTCCGTTGACGCCCCCATTCTTGGAGCATTACAAGCGATGGGCTTAAACGTGAAATTTGTACCTACAGTCATGATGCCCAATCGTGAGGAGTGCAATTTAGCTCGATGTTTGCGCTTCATTACACGCCAATTACTCTCCACACGGCTTTACAATCCTCAATGGCTGCTTATTGTCGCCCAAGTATTCACATCTACATTGGCTGTTGTACTGACAATAGTGCTGCTGCTAATTGCACTAAGTAAGGGAAACATAGGTACTGCACTAGGGATAGCTGGAGGATTTGCTAGCTACATCCTGGCAATAGCTGTGCAACTGGTATTTGTGGAACAAGTTGTGCGGCGAGTGATTCGGGCACGGGGTGAATCAACGACTCCATTTTCAGCCTTGATGATGGCAAAAACTCTGGTGGCAATTCCATTGACACAGTTAGTTTATGCAGTCACGGTCGTATCGGCGATATTGACACAAAAAGTGGAATGGCGCGGCATCAGTTATCAGATTAAAGGGCCTTGGAACATTCGATTAATCGAATACCAACCTTATGAACTTTCAAGGCAACCTATTGACACTAATATTTCACTTTAA
- a CDS encoding SDR family NAD(P)-dependent oxidoreductase: MTIIANKTVILTGASRGLGVYIAYALAKEQATVIGISRSKSGLNKTRDEVKALGGKFIGFTFDISNLENISALIQHIHNTIAPVDILINNTGVEIYQSFTNYSLEDLQSVLTTNLLAAMELTRLLLPSMLERGSGHIVNISSLAGKKGVPYNSIYSASKAGLIMWTDSLRQELVGSGIKFSAICPGYISETGMTVNSGLPTPMLAGISTPEEVAKAVIKAIQKNKAEVIINENAIAEFFTKLIFAIGQITPQFVDAVYRWIAITKLNQMRAENLANNQYRRA; the protein is encoded by the coding sequence ATGACAATTATAGCGAATAAAACAGTAATTTTGACTGGAGCTTCACGTGGTCTAGGAGTATATATTGCTTATGCTCTAGCAAAAGAGCAAGCAACTGTCATTGGTATTTCTCGTTCTAAGTCTGGACTGAATAAAACACGTGATGAAGTCAAAGCTCTTGGTGGTAAGTTTATCGGTTTTACCTTTGATATCAGTAACTTAGAAAATATATCGGCTTTAATACAGCATATTCATAACACAATTGCTCCAGTTGATATTTTAATTAATAATACTGGAGTAGAAATTTATCAATCTTTCACAAATTATTCTCTTGAAGACCTCCAGTCAGTATTGACAACTAATCTATTAGCGGCGATGGAATTAACCCGTTTATTATTGCCAAGTATGTTGGAGCGTGGTAGTGGTCACATTGTTAATATTTCGTCTCTAGCTGGCAAAAAGGGAGTTCCTTACAATAGCATCTATTCAGCGAGTAAAGCTGGTTTAATTATGTGGACTGATTCTTTGCGACAGGAATTAGTCGGTAGTGGTATAAAGTTTTCAGCCATTTGTCCAGGATATATTTCTGAAACTGGGATGACTGTAAATAGTGGCTTGCCTACTCCTATGTTAGCGGGTATATCAACACCAGAAGAAGTAGCAAAAGCAGTAATTAAAGCTATTCAGAAAAACAAAGCAGAAGTAATTATTAATGAAAATGCGATCGCAGAATTTTTTACCAAGCTAATATTTGCAATTGGTCAAATTACTCCACAATTTGTAGATGCAGTTTATCGTTGGATTGCTATCACTAAACTCAACCAAATGCGTGCAGAAAATTTAGCTAATAATCAATACAGACGTGCCTAG
- a CDS encoding DUF2141 domain-containing protein has translation MIKRITLFYLFLLSNFVILDLARANPNYNSNIKLTVVVDGIRNQKGQICLRIYNNEQGFPLTDTSEEQSSCVRIQGTSIKKEFYGLKPGTYAVAVVDDQNGDYQLNRNFLGIPQEGFGVSNNPTISIKTGIPKFQDASFSLKTNKTIKIAIKYSLDP, from the coding sequence ATGATAAAAAGAATCACTCTGTTTTATCTATTTTTACTCTCTAATTTTGTCATTTTGGATTTAGCAAGAGCAAATCCAAATTATAATTCCAATATAAAACTAACTGTTGTAGTAGATGGAATCCGTAATCAAAAAGGGCAGATTTGCCTGAGAATCTATAATAATGAACAAGGGTTTCCTCTAACAGATACCAGTGAAGAACAAAGTAGTTGTGTTCGGATTCAAGGAACTTCTATAAAAAAGGAATTCTACGGATTGAAGCCTGGAACTTATGCTGTTGCTGTAGTTGATGATCAAAATGGAGATTATCAATTAAACAGAAATTTTTTAGGTATTCCACAAGAGGGTTTTGGTGTTTCTAATAATCCGACAATATCAATAAAAACTGGTATACCAAAGTTTCAAGACGCAAGTTTTTCACTCAAGACAAATAAAACGATTAAGATTGCCATAAAATACTCGCTAGATCCATAA
- a CDS encoding NAD-dependent epimerase/dehydratase family protein has protein sequence MNLCEQTLLISGISGFIGLRTAELAIARGMKVRGLGRSAEKVKQAQKLGAEVMIGSVTDPTTAYKACQGVDIVLHTAGIVQESGSLKHFREVNVGGTVNMAKAAKSAGVKIFTHLSSAMVYGFNYPDGITEDGPLRGENNPFCQTKIEAEEALLQLHAPPGFGIIIIRPGDVYGPGSIPWIVRPLLMMQQKLFALINDGRGVINHVYIDNLIDGIFLAIEKEAHGEIFNITDGQKTSWREYFTRLAEMANLPVPYSLPKDEAKLLLRVREQGQKLFRKKSHLLPETVDFLSRPYAYSIAKAQNMLNFQPKIDLAEGMRRTQEWLQITDIQKLMS, from the coding sequence ATGAACCTGTGTGAACAAACACTTTTAATTTCGGGAATTAGTGGATTTATTGGCTTACGAACTGCTGAGCTAGCCATAGCACGAGGGATGAAAGTTCGTGGTTTGGGACGTTCTGCCGAAAAAGTTAAACAAGCGCAAAAACTAGGTGCGGAGGTTATGATTGGCAGTGTCACAGATCCTACGACTGCCTATAAGGCTTGCCAGGGAGTAGACATCGTTTTGCATACAGCTGGTATTGTCCAAGAAAGTGGATCACTCAAGCATTTTCGTGAGGTCAATGTTGGTGGAACCGTCAACATGGCTAAGGCTGCTAAGAGTGCTGGCGTCAAAATCTTTACTCATCTCTCCAGCGCTATGGTTTATGGCTTCAACTATCCTGATGGCATCACGGAAGATGGACCACTGCGTGGCGAGAATAATCCTTTCTGCCAGACAAAAATAGAAGCAGAAGAAGCACTTTTACAACTCCATGCCCCGCCAGGTTTTGGGATCATCATTATCAGACCAGGAGATGTTTACGGGCCGGGGAGTATTCCTTGGATAGTCCGACCACTACTGATGATGCAGCAAAAATTATTTGCATTAATTAACGATGGACGAGGAGTCATTAATCATGTATATATCGATAACTTGATTGATGGCATCTTTCTTGCGATCGAAAAGGAAGCACATGGAGAAATCTTTAACATCACCGATGGGCAGAAAACTTCTTGGAGAGAATATTTTACTCGCTTAGCTGAAATGGCAAATTTACCTGTACCTTATTCTCTACCAAAAGATGAAGCCAAACTATTACTGCGTGTGCGCGAACAGGGACAAAAACTTTTTCGGAAAAAATCTCATCTTCTACCGGAAACTGTAGATTTTCTTTCTCGTCCCTACGCTTATTCTATTGCCAAAGCACAAAATATGTTGAATTTTCAACCAAAAATTGATCTAGCAGAAGGAATGCGGCGCACACAAGAATGGCTGCAAATAACAGATATTCAAAAATTGATGTCATAG